In one window of Hymenobacter nivis DNA:
- a CDS encoding TlpA family protein disulfide reductase, producing MVFVYEQHGRQHRDTVRATGGRFRYTVRATGGRFRYTVPPTDDGTCYLKLVPWRVTTFWAEPGALTLAGALAVPGEIAVRGTPENDLLTQSEQEISWPFERRRIAHPDSALALRKLAQRPTLAFVKTHAQARTSADLLYMQTMYDDLPVAAYEQLLRGLAPAVQASAQGRKVARRLVALRNQPVVGRPAPAFTIPDTAGVAVPLSRFKGQLVLLDFWGHWCGPCIASMPHLKEVQARYARQLAVVGIGMENADDKPQWQQAIRKHQAIRKHQANWTQLSELKGEEGVIAQYNITAFPTYLLLDQQGVVVVERANELGPVEAKLKMLVPGP from the coding sequence GTGGTGTTCGTTTACGAGCAGCACGGCCGGCAGCACCGCGACACGGTGCGCGCCACGGGCGGCCGCTTCCGCTACACGGTGCGCGCCACGGGCGGCCGCTTCCGCTACACCGTGCCGCCGACGGACGACGGCACATGCTACCTGAAGCTTGTACCGTGGCGCGTCACCACCTTTTGGGCCGAGCCGGGGGCCCTCACGTTGGCCGGGGCCCTGGCCGTGCCCGGCGAAATTGCCGTACGCGGTACGCCAGAAAACGACCTGCTCACCCAATCCGAGCAGGAAATTAGCTGGCCCTTCGAGCGGCGCCGCATCGCCCACCCCGACTCGGCCCTGGCCTTGCGCAAGCTTGCGCAGCGGCCCACCCTGGCCTTCGTGAAAACCCACGCCCAGGCCCGCACCAGCGCCGACTTACTTTACATGCAAACGATGTACGACGACCTGCCCGTGGCCGCGTATGAGCAGCTGCTGCGCGGCCTCGCGCCGGCCGTGCAGGCCAGCGCACAGGGCCGCAAAGTGGCCCGGCGGCTGGTGGCGCTGCGCAACCAGCCCGTGGTGGGCCGCCCGGCCCCGGCCTTCACCATCCCCGACACGGCCGGCGTGGCCGTGCCCCTGAGTCGCTTCAAGGGGCAGCTGGTGCTGCTCGATTTCTGGGGCCACTGGTGCGGGCCGTGCATTGCATCAATGCCCCACCTCAAGGAGGTGCAGGCCCGGTACGCCCGGCAGCTGGCGGTGGTCGGCATCGGGATGGAAAATGCGGACGACAAGCCCCAGTGGCAGCAGGCCATCCGAAAACACCAGGCCATCCGAAAACACCAGGCCAACTGGACCCAATTATCCGAGCTAAAGGGCGAGGAAGGCGTGATTGCGCAGTACAACATCACGGCCTTCCCCACCTACCTGTTGCTCGACCAGCAAGGCGTGGTGGTGGTGGAGCGCGCCAACGAGCTGGGGCCCGTCGAAGCGAAACTGAAAATGCTGGTGCCGGGCCCGTAA
- a CDS encoding energy transducer TonB gives MPVVLRSPNHVYRSYEAPTRAAFPAPGLYDFLRRNARVPTVMAAENLRGRVRVDFVVRANGKVDAAEAKSHLCASCDAEALRLVRAFPAWVPARAAGG, from the coding sequence GTGCCCGTAGTCCTACGTTCGCCCAACCACGTGTACCGCAGCTACGAAGCGCCCACGCGCGCTGCTTTCCCGGCCCCCGGCCTCTACGATTTTCTGCGGCGCAACGCCCGAGTGCCCACCGTGATGGCCGCCGAAAACCTGCGGGGCCGCGTCCGGGTCGATTTCGTTGTGCGAGCCAATGGCAAGGTGGACGCCGCCGAAGCCAAAAGCCACCTCTGCGCCAGCTGCGACGCCGAGGCGCTGCGCCTCGTGCGGGCCTTTCCGGCCTGGGTCCCGGCCCGCGCCGCCGGCGGCTAG
- a CDS encoding acyl-CoA thioesterase, whose product MRKQKPVADSFVIMTELVLPNDTNTLNNLMGGRMMHLMDIAAAIAAQKHSNRIVVTASVDNVSFRDAIRLGNVVTLQAQVTRAFASSMEVHIDVWAEDIPNGTKFKTNEAFFTFVAVDQSGRPIDVPEAVPETPEEIALFDGALRRRQLRLVLAGRMKPTEAQELKALFALE is encoded by the coding sequence ATGCGTAAGCAAAAGCCCGTCGCCGACTCGTTCGTCATCATGACCGAGCTGGTGCTGCCCAATGACACCAACACGCTCAACAACCTGATGGGCGGCCGCATGATGCACCTGATGGACATCGCCGCCGCCATTGCTGCCCAAAAGCACTCCAACCGCATCGTGGTCACGGCCTCGGTCGACAACGTGTCGTTCCGCGACGCCATCCGGCTCGGCAACGTGGTCACGCTCCAGGCCCAGGTCACGCGGGCGTTCGCCTCCAGCATGGAGGTGCACATCGACGTGTGGGCCGAGGACATTCCCAACGGCACCAAGTTCAAAACCAACGAGGCGTTCTTCACCTTCGTGGCCGTCGACCAGTCGGGCCGGCCCATCGATGTGCCCGAAGCCGTGCCCGAAACCCCCGAGGAAATTGCCTTGTTCGACGGGGCCCTGCGCCGCCGGCAGCTGCGCCTGGTACTGGCCGGCCGCATGAAGCCCACCGAAGCCCAGGAGCTAAAAGCCTTGTTTGCGCTGGAATAG
- a CDS encoding protein-L-isoaspartate(D-aspartate) O-methyltransferase: MPLPSPNSAFTAADTYRHRGQRRALVAALRGRGIRDERVLAALGAVPRHLFFEPAFEAHAYHDKAFPIGEGQTISQPYTVAYQSELLAVGPQHRVLEVGTGSGYQCAVLLRLTPHVHSIELNANLFVATQRRLGALLPPGSPAPRLRCGDGSLGWPEAAPFDRILVTAGAPGLPPALLRQLAVGGQLVIPVGPAQAQRMVRVVREGPDAFAREDLAPARFVPLLGAGGWQ; this comes from the coding sequence GTGCCGCTTCCCTCCCCCAATTCCGCTTTTACCGCCGCCGACACCTACCGCCACCGCGGCCAGCGCCGGGCCCTGGTGGCCGCCCTGCGCGGGCGCGGCATCCGCGACGAACGGGTGCTGGCCGCGCTGGGGGCCGTGCCGCGCCACCTGTTTTTTGAGCCCGCCTTCGAGGCCCACGCCTACCACGACAAGGCCTTTCCCATCGGCGAGGGCCAAACCATCTCGCAGCCCTACACCGTGGCCTACCAGTCGGAGCTGCTGGCGGTGGGGCCCCAGCACCGGGTGCTGGAGGTGGGCACCGGCTCGGGCTACCAGTGCGCCGTGCTGCTGCGCCTCACGCCCCACGTGCACAGCATCGAGCTGAACGCCAACCTGTTTGTCGCCACCCAGCGGCGGCTGGGGGCCCTGCTGCCGCCCGGGAGCCCCGCCCCGCGGCTGCGCTGCGGCGACGGCTCGCTGGGCTGGCCCGAGGCCGCGCCCTTCGACCGCATCCTCGTCACGGCCGGGGCCCCGGGGCTGCCGCCGGCCCTGCTGCGCCAGCTAGCAGTGGGCGGACAGCTCGTCATTCCGGTGGGCCCGGCGCAGGCACAGCGCATGGTGCGCGTGGTGCGCGAAGGTCCCGACGCCTTCGCCCGCGAAGACCTGGCCCCCGCCCGCTTCGTGCCCCTGCTCGGGGCCGGTGGCTGGCAGTAA
- a CDS encoding chitobiase/beta-hexosaminidase C-terminal domain-containing protein, whose amino-acid sequence MLAWLVFPGAVRGQDVTFSSTRGFYDAPFQLALSTGLAGGRVCYTTDGSVPTPTAGTLYAGPIALTTTSVVRAVAYAGAVATPVATHSYLFLNDVLRQPKTVAGWPNHAYALGAGTATAVHDYEMDPNVVNAPAYRAAAKTGLTVIPTMSLVLNKDDFWDLYEGDASHPTSVEVFYPDGAREQFNCALGPHSTNRLKRSLALGFSTRVATQLLQKAPFNGPGTATTFKDTKIVLRAGNNRSWARNWNPDRTAYTHDEWYRESQQAISGEGGRGTFVHLYVNGLYWGLYNPVERTDEGMLANYFGGANADWMALDQDSIRSGDGTRFNYLTTTLVNQDLRVPANYAQFQQYLDVTKFCDYLILTWMAGMGDWPNNNFHGANRNAPAQPFWYSAWDCEWSWDVTNGSNLGAWVHPEFRVATPGTSTLAKLWHAARRNLAFLQLFADRVYRNCFNAGGLTDAAARARWARVNNFIQTAIVDESARWGDALGDGVTRTRDGYWAPEVACVDGLMNGNVARLVAALVAEGYYPTVGAPGFGQEGGAVAPGFALVLTNPNAGGTVYYTTDGTDPATAAGAAGATPAP is encoded by the coding sequence TTGCTTGCCTGGCTCGTGTTTCCCGGGGCCGTCCGGGGCCAGGACGTAACGTTTTCCAGCACGCGCGGCTTCTACGACGCGCCGTTTCAGCTCGCGTTGAGCACGGGCTTGGCGGGCGGCCGCGTATGCTACACCACCGACGGCTCGGTGCCCACGCCCACCGCCGGCACCCTGTACGCGGGCCCCATCGCCCTGACCACTACCAGCGTAGTGCGCGCCGTGGCCTACGCTGGGGCCGTGGCGACGCCCGTGGCCACCCACTCGTACTTGTTTCTGAACGACGTGCTGCGCCAGCCCAAAACTGTGGCGGGGTGGCCCAACCACGCGTATGCGCTGGGGGCGGGCACGGCCACGGCCGTGCACGACTACGAGATGGACCCGAACGTGGTGAACGCCCCGGCCTACCGCGCGGCCGCCAAAACGGGCCTCACGGTCATCCCCACCATGTCGCTGGTGCTGAACAAGGACGATTTCTGGGACCTGTACGAGGGCGATGCGTCGCACCCCACGTCGGTAGAGGTATTTTACCCCGATGGGGCCAGGGAGCAGTTCAACTGCGCCCTGGGGCCCCATAGCACCAACCGCCTCAAACGCTCGCTGGCCCTGGGTTTCAGCACCCGCGTGGCGACCCAGCTGCTGCAAAAAGCGCCCTTCAACGGCCCCGGCACGGCCACGACATTTAAGGACACTAAAATTGTGCTGCGCGCGGGCAACAACCGGTCCTGGGCCCGCAACTGGAACCCCGACCGCACCGCCTACACCCACGACGAGTGGTACCGCGAGTCGCAGCAGGCTATTTCGGGCGAGGGCGGCCGCGGCACCTTTGTGCACCTCTACGTCAACGGCCTGTACTGGGGCCTCTACAACCCGGTGGAGCGTACCGACGAGGGCATGCTGGCCAACTACTTCGGCGGGGCCAATGCGGACTGGATGGCCCTCGACCAGGACAGCATCCGCAGCGGCGACGGCACCCGCTTCAACTACCTCACCACCACGCTCGTGAACCAGGACCTGCGGGTGCCGGCCAACTATGCCCAGTTCCAGCAGTACCTGGACGTAACCAAGTTTTGCGATTACCTCATCCTGACCTGGATGGCCGGCATGGGCGACTGGCCCAACAACAACTTCCACGGCGCCAACCGCAACGCCCCGGCCCAGCCGTTTTGGTACAGTGCCTGGGACTGCGAGTGGTCGTGGGACGTGACCAACGGCTCGAACCTGGGGGCCTGGGTGCATCCCGAGTTCCGGGTGGCCACGCCGGGCACCTCCACGCTGGCCAAGCTCTGGCACGCGGCCCGGCGCAACCTCGCCTTCCTGCAGCTCTTCGCCGACCGCGTGTATCGCAACTGCTTCAACGCCGGCGGGCTGACCGACGCCGCCGCCCGCGCCCGCTGGGCCCGGGTCAACAACTTTATTCAAACGGCCATCGTCGACGAATCGGCCCGCTGGGGCGATGCGCTGGGCGACGGCGTGACGCGCACGCGCGACGGCTACTGGGCCCCGGAAGTAGCCTGCGTCGATGGGCTAATGAACGGCAACGTGGCCCGGTTGGTGGCGGCGCTGGTGGCCGAGGGCTACTACCCCACGGTGGGGGCCCCCGGCTTTGGGCAGGAGGGCGGCGCGGTGGCCCCGGGCTTTGCCCTCGTGCTCACCAACCCTAACGCGGGGGGCACCGTGTACTACACCACCGATGGCACCGACCCCGCAACCGCCGCCGGGGCCGCCGGCGCTACGCCGGCCCCGTAG
- a CDS encoding PKD domain-containing protein, producing the protein MTATTETFAVADGVLNLDFSARNPGGLDQSKVSAIEVLGQSAATAPPVASAGPVQDLTLPATSAALTGDGGAGAPGATVAAYAWAQASGPAGAPATFSPNTAVAAPTVSGLAPGTYVFALVVTDNLGTPSAPSTTTVTVNPPLPAGGSRLASFTLVSTGTGPDLQPLADGAVLNLAALPAAGLNVRANTNPAAVGSVVFTLSGAQARTQTETTAPYALFGDANGSYAAWIPAVGSYKLTATPYAGPGGTGAAGTALTVNFTVVQQAAATAAAKHTPPVVVPDLTVAEPPRAYPNPSADGRFTVALPAARAGEVTYALMSATGAVLIQGTRPREAAALGLAFDFSAEMQAPGVYYLRLVSPGPTL; encoded by the coding sequence ATGACGGCCACCACCGAGACCTTCGCCGTCGCCGACGGCGTGCTCAACCTCGACTTCTCCGCCCGCAACCCCGGCGGCCTCGACCAGTCCAAAGTCTCGGCCATCGAGGTCCTGGGCCAGTCCGCCGCCACCGCCCCACCGGTGGCCAGCGCCGGGCCCGTCCAGGACCTTACCCTGCCCGCCACCAGCGCAGCCCTCACCGGCGACGGTGGCGCCGGGGCCCCCGGCGCCACCGTCGCCGCCTACGCCTGGGCCCAGGCCAGCGGCCCCGCCGGGGCCCCGGCCACCTTCAGCCCCAATACGGCCGTGGCCGCCCCCACCGTCAGCGGCCTGGCCCCCGGTACCTACGTCTTCGCCCTCGTCGTCACCGACAACCTCGGCACCCCCAGCGCCCCCAGCACCACCACCGTCACCGTCAACCCCCCTCTCCCTGCGGGCGGGTCGCGGTTGGCGAGTTTCACACTGGTGAGCACCGGTACCGGGCCCGACCTGCAACCCCTGGCCGATGGGGCCGTGCTCAACCTGGCGGCTTTGCCCGCCGCAGGACTCAACGTGCGGGCCAACACCAACCCCGCGGCGGTGGGCAGCGTCGTCTTCACCCTGAGTGGCGCCCAAGCCCGGACCCAGACCGAAACCACGGCCCCCTACGCCCTGTTCGGCGACGCCAATGGGAGCTACGCGGCTTGGATACCGGCGGTGGGCAGCTACAAGCTCACGGCTACGCCCTACGCCGGGCCCGGCGGTACCGGCGCGGCTGGCACCGCCCTCACCGTCAACTTCACCGTTGTGCAGCAAGCCGCCGCTACCGCTGCGGCGAAGCATACCCCCCCAGTGGTGGTGCCCGATTTGACGGTGGCCGAGCCACCCCGGGCTTACCCCAACCCCTCGGCCGACGGCCGGTTCACCGTGGCCTTGCCGGCGGCACGGGCTGGCGAGGTAACCTACGCCTTGATGTCGGCCACCGGCGCGGTACTAATCCAAGGCACCCGCCCGCGGGAAGCCGCCGCCCTTGGTTTAGCCTTTGACTTCTCGGCCGAGATGCAGGCCCCCGGCGTGTACTACCTGCGCCTGGTTTCCCCGGGGCCCACGCTCTAG